A window of Zingiber officinale cultivar Zhangliang chromosome 5A, Zo_v1.1, whole genome shotgun sequence contains these coding sequences:
- the LOC121980049 gene encoding glutathione S-transferase T3-like: MSFPPQNLQNFQGFGNFMNHLNYAPRGPHQLLPAEYWQNMSHPYFTPSVVHGYGTPHTTGMSFTPSMSNEPATPTFIPETQLSNRESSIEVVNLEKAISNAKSTRKRSSWAKVENEVLARSFITISDDPIIGNDQKADAFWGRVASYYNENLLLGSNTRSANVIRSHWHNTIQKKVYRFNANYNSIYSSYRSGHSDEDILRFAYEKYLSENNGVAFNLEHVWRIVKDRPMFTP, encoded by the coding sequence ATGTCGTTTCCtccacaaaatcttcaaaattttcaagGTTTTGGAAATTTTATGAATCATCTGAATTATGCCCCTCGAGGTCCACATCAACTGCTTCCAGCCGAATATTGGCAAAATATGAGCCATCCGTATTTCACGCCGTCGGTTGTTCATGGATATGGTACCCCGCACACAACTGGTATGTCTTTCACTCCTTCGATGTCGAATGAACCTGCAACTCCGACTTTTATTCCGGAGACTCAACTTTCCAACCGTGAATCCTCAATTGAGGTGGTTAATTTAGAAAAGGCGATTTCAAATGCTAAGAGTACAAGAAAGCGTTCAAGTTGGGCAAAGGTTGAAAACGAGGTCTTAGCGAGAAGTTTTATCACTATCAGTGATGATCCAATAATCGGCAATGATCAAAAGGCGGATGCTTTTTGGGGACGAGTTGCAAGCTACTACAATGAGAATCTTCTCCTAGGTTCAAACACCAGAAGTGCAAATGTTATACGGTCGCATTGGcacaatacaatccaaaagaagGTATATCGATTCAACGCAAATTACAATAGTATTTATAGTTCATATCGAAGTGGTCACAGTGATGAAGATATATTGAGGTTTGCATATGAAAAATATCTATCCGAAAACAATGGTGTTGCATTCAATCTCGAACATGTGTGGAGAATTGTCAAAGACCGTCCAATGTTTACTCCATAG